The proteins below are encoded in one region of Maribacter aestuarii:
- a CDS encoding bifunctional alpha/beta hydrolase/OsmC family protein, translating into MSLQKVTFKNKEGETLIGRLEMPVDQDPHNYAIFAHCFTCNKNLLAVKNISKALIANGFAVLRFDFTGLGDSEGDFSDTNFSGNVSDLVCAAGFLKENYRAPTLMIGHSLGGAAAIFAAAEIRSVQAIATIGAPSNPRHVQHLFKNDLAQIETTGKAVVNLSGRDFTIKKQFLDDLESKSLAAVAKEIRKPLLLLHSPQDNTVGIKNAEEIYVAAHHPKSFVSLDGADHLLMDKKDSLYAGKVISGWAQRYVTIPSPTELKSKHQVVASLNFDDDFTTEMKVGNHTLIADEPIDFGGKDFGPSPYELVSAGLSACTAMTIQMYAKRKGWMIQNVEVHTSYDKSHAEDCANCETDSAKIDTFHREIKLTGDLDEKQKARILQIADKCPVHKTLHSETQVITKFI; encoded by the coding sequence ATGAGTCTGCAAAAAGTTACTTTTAAAAACAAGGAAGGGGAAACACTCATTGGTCGCCTAGAAATGCCCGTAGATCAAGACCCCCATAACTACGCTATTTTTGCGCACTGTTTTACTTGCAATAAAAACTTACTAGCCGTAAAAAATATAAGTAAGGCGCTAATAGCAAACGGATTTGCAGTTCTTAGATTTGATTTTACTGGATTAGGAGATAGTGAAGGGGATTTCTCGGATACCAACTTTTCTGGAAATGTATCGGACCTGGTGTGCGCGGCCGGATTCTTAAAGGAAAATTATAGGGCGCCTACGCTTATGATAGGGCATTCCTTGGGTGGAGCGGCAGCCATATTCGCAGCTGCAGAAATAAGATCGGTACAAGCTATAGCTACTATTGGTGCGCCTTCTAACCCTAGACATGTTCAACATCTTTTTAAGAATGATCTGGCCCAAATAGAGACAACCGGCAAAGCGGTAGTAAATTTGAGCGGAAGGGATTTCACAATAAAGAAGCAATTTCTAGATGATTTGGAAAGCAAGTCATTGGCAGCGGTTGCCAAGGAAATTCGAAAACCACTCTTATTACTCCATTCCCCACAGGATAACACGGTAGGCATCAAAAATGCCGAGGAGATTTATGTCGCCGCACACCATCCAAAAAGTTTTGTTTCCTTAGACGGAGCCGATCATCTTCTAATGGACAAGAAAGATTCCTTGTATGCCGGGAAAGTCATTTCAGGTTGGGCGCAGCGCTATGTAACCATTCCATCCCCAACGGAATTAAAAAGCAAACATCAGGTTGTAGCAAGCTTAAACTTTGATGATGATTTCACGACCGAAATGAAAGTTGGCAATCACACTTTAATTGCGGACGAGCCTATCGATTTTGGCGGAAAAGATTTTGGACCATCGCCCTACGAACTCGTATCGGCCGGTTTATCCGCGTGCACGGCCATGACGATTCAAATGTATGCGAAAAGAAAGGGATGGATGATACAGAACGTAGAGGTACACACCTCATATGATAAAAGTCACGCGGAGGACTGTGCCAATTGTGAAACGGACAGTGCCAAGATAGATACTTTCCATAGAGAAATTAAGCTAACAGGTGATTTGGATGAGAAGCAGAAAGCCCGGATTCTACAAATAGCCGATAAGTGTCCCGTTCACAAAACCCTGCATAGTGAGACCCAGGTAATCACCAAATTCATTTAG
- a CDS encoding anti-sigma factor, with product MDVKNYIASGILELYVAGVLSERENLEVHANAMEYPEILAEIETIEAAILELTAQASSVKPRSFQTVKQTIDSDESKVIPISKDKSSNWTQYLGWAASILLAIGLFMVYNQNKVLKSELQVVEVENNRLEQQIADSDTSLEKTKSLLNTIRDKDITVVALGGQAVSPTSYAKAYWNKQEEKVFIDAQGLPEPPDGFVYQVWSLKLSPLTPTSMGLLEDFTTDENKVFALNNPNDSEAFGITLEPAGGSESPNLEQLYTLGVVSAS from the coding sequence ATGGATGTTAAAAATTACATAGCGTCAGGCATATTGGAACTCTACGTTGCAGGAGTACTTTCAGAAAGGGAAAATCTGGAAGTGCACGCCAATGCCATGGAATATCCAGAGATTTTAGCTGAAATAGAAACCATAGAAGCTGCTATCTTAGAATTGACCGCACAAGCATCCTCCGTGAAGCCACGGTCTTTCCAAACGGTTAAGCAGACCATTGATAGTGACGAATCAAAGGTAATCCCAATTTCCAAGGATAAAAGTTCCAATTGGACACAGTATCTTGGTTGGGCAGCCTCTATTTTATTGGCGATAGGACTATTTATGGTCTATAATCAGAACAAGGTACTTAAATCGGAGCTTCAAGTTGTAGAAGTGGAAAACAATCGATTGGAGCAGCAAATAGCCGATTCCGATACTTCTTTGGAAAAAACAAAATCACTTTTAAATACGATAAGGGATAAGGACATTACGGTAGTAGCATTAGGCGGTCAGGCAGTATCACCTACGTCCTATGCCAAGGCCTATTGGAACAAACAGGAAGAAAAAGTGTTTATAGATGCGCAAGGACTTCCTGAACCGCCAGACGGGTTTGTATACCAGGTTTGGTCCCTTAAACTAAGTCCTTTAACACCTACGAGCATGGGTCTTTTAGAAGATTTTACTACGGATGAGAACAAGGTCTTTGCCTTGAACAATCCTAACGATTCCGAGGCCTTCGGTATAACATTGGAGCCCGCTGGTGGTAGTGAATCCCCTAATTTGGAACAGCTTTATACTTTGGGTGTTGTTTCCGCATCATAA
- a CDS encoding VOC family protein, with translation MNEIINGIQQIGIGVSDTKAVFNWYRKHLGFDILLFQDEATASLMTQYTNGVAQRRDAYLSLNMRGGGGLEIWQFKDRVPNPPKKPVLLGDLGINAMKIKSIDINQTHGSLQKLELTDLSKITQHGSQNDFFHFNDPWGNPVQVVQGNSSFTNTKSASGGVIGAVIGVSDMTTSMSFYHELLGYSKVLVDETLVLPTSINSHGKEKFRRVIISQNREKVGGFGELLGVTQLDLVQALDRKPIKIYKDRLWGDLGYIHICFDVHGMDKLRAKAEAINHPFTVDSAKGFDMGDAAGHFGYVEDPDGTLIELVETHKVPILKAMGLYLNLKKRNPARPLPKWLVKTLSLHRVSKDI, from the coding sequence ATGAATGAAATCATAAACGGCATACAGCAAATAGGTATAGGCGTCTCGGACACCAAGGCGGTTTTCAACTGGTACCGCAAACACCTAGGTTTTGATATTCTTTTATTCCAAGACGAGGCAACCGCCAGTTTGATGACGCAATATACAAACGGCGTAGCACAACGCAGGGATGCGTATCTCTCCCTGAATATGAGGGGTGGAGGCGGATTGGAAATCTGGCAGTTCAAGGACCGAGTTCCAAATCCCCCCAAAAAACCTGTTCTTTTAGGAGATTTGGGTATTAATGCGATGAAAATAAAGAGTATTGACATCAACCAAACGCACGGATCACTTCAAAAACTAGAACTAACTGATTTGTCTAAAATCACTCAACATGGTTCACAGAATGATTTTTTTCATTTTAACGATCCGTGGGGAAATCCTGTGCAAGTCGTTCAAGGTAATTCATCGTTCACAAACACGAAGTCTGCCTCTGGAGGTGTCATAGGAGCGGTGATTGGGGTCTCGGACATGACTACTTCAATGTCTTTTTACCATGAGCTTTTAGGATATTCAAAGGTTCTGGTCGATGAAACGTTAGTGCTTCCCACATCCATCAATTCTCATGGGAAAGAGAAGTTTAGACGGGTGATTATTTCCCAAAACAGGGAAAAAGTAGGCGGCTTTGGAGAGTTATTGGGGGTTACCCAATTGGATCTGGTACAGGCCTTGGACAGAAAACCGATTAAAATTTATAAAGACCGACTTTGGGGAGATTTGGGATACATACATATTTGTTTTGATGTCCACGGTATGGATAAGTTGCGAGCGAAGGCCGAAGCAATAAACCATCCGTTTACCGTAGATAGCGCCAAAGGTTTTGATATGGGCGATGCGGCTGGTCATTTTGGCTACGTTGAGGATCCGGACGGGACATTAATTGAGCTTGTGGAAACACATAAAGTACCAATCTTGAAAGCAATGGGCCTCTACTTAAACTTGAAGAAAAGGAATCCCGCAAGACCGCTACCTAAGTGGTTGGTCAAAACACTTAGTCTACATAGGGTATCAAAAGACATCTAA
- a CDS encoding S9 family peptidase, producing MKKLSILFAIALVWSCKEEPKEPTIAETMKTYTIEQMMDNEAIGGASFSMDKSKILLSSNRSGIYNMYTVPITGGQMDPLTQSDSTSIFAISYFPNDERVLFRMDGNGDEIYHIYLRDIDGTHKDLTPYEGARANFYGWTKDKKSFLFASNKRDPRYTDLYEMDLETLTPEMLYKNEDGYYLGGLSDDKKYLPLIKPINTNDSDLFIYNMEDKSMVKINDNQSANSPEDFSPDGTALYYTTDDGSEFAQLMKYNIADKTKEKVMTRSWDIMGTYFTENGKYQVTYINEDAKNSIEIKEVATGKNIALPAIEGMDVSNVGFSDDETLMTFYAGGSHTPSNLYVYNLETQEQTQLTDVLNDEIEARDLVNAEVIRYKSFDGLEIPAIYYKPHQATSESPVPALVWVHGGPGGQSRQNFSSFIQYLVNHGYAVLAVNNRGSSGYGKTFYQMDDLNHGDKDLKDCVAGKDWLAQQPEIDGEKIGIIGGSYGGYMTMAALTYTPEEFDVGVNLFGVTNWIRTLRSIPSWWEAQKEALYLELGDPNSADSVRLRAISPLFHTDKVTKPLIVLQGSKDPRVLQVESDEIVAGVKKNGVPVEYVLFEDEGHGFVKKENQIEAYSRVLEFLEVYLKGDKGKPIEDDEYIESDV from the coding sequence ATGAAAAAACTATCCATCTTATTCGCAATAGCCTTAGTATGGAGCTGTAAAGAAGAGCCAAAAGAGCCAACTATAGCTGAGACCATGAAAACTTACACCATAGAACAAATGATGGACAACGAAGCCATTGGTGGTGCAAGTTTCTCTATGGATAAATCAAAAATTTTGCTTTCCAGTAATCGGTCTGGAATTTACAATATGTATACAGTTCCCATCACAGGTGGGCAAATGGACCCGTTGACACAGTCGGATAGCACATCCATTTTCGCCATCTCCTACTTTCCCAATGATGAACGTGTACTCTTTCGAATGGACGGGAACGGCGATGAAATATATCATATCTACTTGAGGGATATAGATGGTACGCATAAAGATTTAACACCTTATGAAGGTGCAAGAGCCAATTTTTATGGATGGACAAAGGATAAAAAAAGTTTCCTATTTGCTTCAAATAAGAGGGACCCTAGATATACGGATTTGTATGAGATGGATTTGGAAACCCTAACACCAGAAATGTTGTATAAAAACGAAGATGGTTATTATTTGGGCGGACTCTCCGATGATAAAAAATATCTACCATTGATCAAACCTATCAATACCAATGATTCCGACCTATTCATATATAATATGGAAGATAAATCCATGGTAAAGATTAATGACAATCAAAGCGCGAACAGTCCAGAGGATTTTTCACCGGACGGTACGGCGCTATATTATACCACGGATGATGGAAGCGAATTTGCCCAACTGATGAAATATAACATCGCGGACAAAACCAAGGAAAAGGTAATGACCCGTAGTTGGGATATTATGGGTACCTATTTTACTGAAAATGGGAAATATCAGGTAACCTACATTAACGAGGATGCCAAAAATTCAATTGAGATCAAGGAAGTTGCTACAGGTAAGAATATTGCCCTACCGGCAATCGAAGGTATGGATGTAAGCAATGTAGGGTTTTCAGATGACGAAACCTTGATGACGTTCTACGCTGGCGGTTCTCATACCCCTAGTAATCTGTATGTTTATAATTTAGAAACCCAAGAGCAGACACAACTAACCGATGTACTTAATGATGAGATTGAAGCCCGAGACTTGGTAAATGCCGAAGTCATTCGCTACAAGTCCTTTGACGGATTGGAAATTCCGGCGATTTACTATAAGCCGCATCAAGCAACGTCAGAAAGTCCGGTTCCAGCATTGGTCTGGGTGCATGGGGGACCTGGAGGCCAATCCAGACAAAATTTTAGTTCTTTCATCCAGTACCTAGTAAATCACGGATATGCCGTTTTGGCCGTAAATAATAGAGGCAGTAGCGGCTACGGTAAGACTTTTTATCAAATGGACGACCTTAATCACGGCGATAAAGATTTGAAAGACTGTGTGGCCGGGAAAGACTGGCTGGCCCAACAACCAGAAATTGATGGGGAAAAAATAGGAATTATAGGAGGTTCTTACGGCGGATATATGACCATGGCCGCCCTCACCTATACGCCGGAAGAATTTGATGTGGGGGTGAACTTATTTGGGGTTACCAACTGGATTCGTACGCTACGCAGTATCCCTTCGTGGTGGGAAGCCCAGAAAGAAGCGCTATACTTGGAATTGGGAGACCCTAACAGCGCCGATTCTGTAAGACTTAGAGCCATTTCCCCCCTATTCCATACAGACAAAGTGACCAAACCTCTTATTGTGCTCCAAGGTTCCAAGGACCCTCGTGTGTTACAAGTGGAATCCGATGAAATAGTGGCCGGGGTAAAAAAGAACGGTGTTCCGGTAGAATATGTACTCTTCGAAGACGAAGGTCACGGTTTTGTGAAAAAAGAAAATCAAATTGAAGCCTACAGCCGTGTATTGGAATTCTTGGAGGTATACTTAAAGGGCGATAAAGGAAAACCCATTGAAGACGATGAGTATATAGAAAGCGACGTTTAA
- a CDS encoding VPS10 domain-containing protein, whose amino-acid sequence MKKLLFLSMLFASLFTIAQELDMKLMQDLKPRNIGPGGMSGRVTAIDVVTENPDVMYVGTASGGLWKSTSGGIKWEPIFDKEVTASVGAVAIQQSNPSVIWVGTGEGNPRNSLNGGYGVYKSLDGGKTWKSMGLEKTRHIHRIKIDPMNPNTIYVGAIGSPWGEHPERGVFKTIDGGETWEKVLFVNNKTGVADLIMDPTNPNKLIAAMWEHKRDPWFFKSGGAGSGLYMTHDGGKNWKKLTEEDGLPKGDLGRIGVAIAPGKPNIVYALIEAKKNALYKSEDGGYKWKKINDKDDIGNRPFYYSEIYVDPENENRVFSVFTYVNVSEDGGKSFTELMPAYGVDNGVHPDHHAFWIHPENGQFMMDGNDGGLNISKDGGKSWRFIGNLPVAQFYHINVDNEYPYNVYGGMQDNGSWRGPAYVWKAQGIRNSYWQEIAFGDGFDVVPDLDNSQFGYAMSQQGFVSRYDHVTGNNYIVRPTPPDAETKLRFNWNAGIGQDPFDNSTVYFGSQFVHKSTDKGLTWVVISPDLTTNDPEKQKQAESGGLTMDATGAENHCTILVIEPSTIEKDMLWVATDDGRVHYTQNRGNSWIEVTENIKGLPKGSWIPQVKASTKNKGEALLIANDYRRFNYTPYAYRTKDYGKTWTRIVDENDVESYTLSIVEDTENPNLLFLGTDDGLYVSFNAAQTWQKWKEDFPTVSTKDLVIHPREHDLVIGTFGRAAWVMDDIRPLRTLASDRSILSKDAALFTPPVAYQAAYQQPTGSRFGGDALYQGENKKSGAMITYFLKEGKKKGDKAKDDSAEKDDKDSMDDDAASSSSEASNEKEDSEKLTGVQKKDSIQFDFYDGDRLIRTLKYKTPEKAGFHRIYWGMDEKGPDRPSRKISKSKSEPGGVEVKPGTYKIQMSFGDVTDETIIQVKSDPRLQINSSSINEVYETSKSIEKMTQTAANAVKQLVESKTVAENYSKVLKEMDEKKYKDQIKASKDIVKEIDSVIALYLGKEDKRQGITRNPEITVMQRIGNASYYAGSRKNGITKTERDLIKYAKEELRMALDKTNTFFTDDWKTYRESIESLEVSPFKETETFSLN is encoded by the coding sequence ATTAAAAAATTACTCTTCCTATCGATGCTTTTTGCATCATTATTTACCATCGCTCAAGAATTGGACATGAAACTCATGCAGGACCTAAAGCCCAGGAACATTGGACCTGGTGGTATGAGCGGACGTGTAACCGCGATAGATGTTGTGACGGAAAATCCGGATGTCATGTATGTAGGTACGGCCTCTGGTGGTCTTTGGAAATCCACTTCTGGCGGTATTAAATGGGAACCGATTTTTGATAAGGAAGTTACAGCTTCAGTAGGAGCCGTGGCCATACAGCAAAGTAATCCGTCTGTAATCTGGGTGGGTACTGGCGAAGGCAACCCTAGAAACAGTCTGAATGGAGGTTATGGTGTCTACAAGTCCTTGGATGGCGGTAAGACCTGGAAGTCCATGGGTTTGGAAAAAACACGCCATATCCATAGAATAAAAATTGACCCGATGAACCCCAATACTATTTATGTGGGAGCGATCGGCTCGCCCTGGGGAGAGCACCCGGAACGCGGTGTCTTTAAAACCATTGATGGAGGAGAAACATGGGAAAAAGTACTCTTTGTTAACAACAAAACAGGTGTGGCGGATTTAATCATGGACCCTACCAATCCTAACAAATTGATTGCTGCTATGTGGGAACACAAGCGTGACCCATGGTTCTTTAAATCTGGTGGAGCGGGCAGTGGATTGTACATGACCCATGATGGCGGGAAGAATTGGAAAAAGCTCACGGAAGAAGACGGGCTACCCAAAGGAGATTTAGGTCGTATTGGAGTAGCGATTGCACCAGGCAAGCCAAATATTGTATATGCTTTGATAGAAGCAAAGAAAAATGCGCTATACAAATCCGAAGACGGAGGCTATAAATGGAAAAAAATAAACGACAAGGATGATATTGGCAATCGCCCTTTTTATTATTCAGAAATCTATGTAGACCCAGAAAATGAAAATCGTGTATTCTCCGTATTTACATATGTAAATGTATCAGAGGACGGCGGAAAAAGTTTTACGGAACTTATGCCTGCTTATGGAGTCGACAACGGAGTTCATCCAGATCACCATGCTTTTTGGATCCATCCGGAAAATGGTCAGTTCATGATGGACGGGAACGATGGGGGACTAAATATCTCCAAGGACGGGGGTAAGTCATGGCGTTTTATCGGAAATCTACCCGTTGCCCAGTTCTACCATATTAATGTGGATAACGAGTATCCGTATAATGTATATGGTGGTATGCAGGACAATGGATCATGGAGGGGTCCGGCCTATGTCTGGAAAGCGCAAGGTATTCGCAATAGTTACTGGCAGGAAATCGCTTTTGGTGATGGATTTGATGTAGTACCAGATTTGGATAATTCCCAATTTGGTTATGCCATGAGTCAGCAAGGTTTTGTATCGCGCTACGACCACGTAACGGGAAATAATTACATCGTGCGCCCTACCCCGCCGGATGCTGAAACCAAACTTCGTTTTAACTGGAATGCAGGTATTGGACAAGACCCGTTTGATAATAGCACCGTGTACTTTGGGAGTCAGTTCGTACATAAAAGTACCGATAAGGGGCTAACTTGGGTAGTCATATCTCCAGATTTGACCACTAACGACCCTGAAAAGCAAAAGCAGGCAGAAAGTGGTGGTTTAACCATGGATGCTACAGGAGCGGAAAACCATTGTACTATTTTGGTCATCGAACCTTCTACTATAGAAAAGGATATGCTTTGGGTCGCTACCGATGATGGCCGCGTTCATTATACGCAAAATAGAGGTAACTCATGGATTGAAGTAACTGAAAATATAAAAGGACTACCCAAAGGAAGTTGGATTCCACAAGTGAAAGCATCCACCAAAAATAAAGGGGAAGCTTTATTGATAGCGAACGATTACAGAAGATTCAACTACACCCCGTATGCCTACCGTACCAAAGATTACGGTAAAACATGGACGAGAATTGTTGACGAAAACGATGTGGAAAGTTATACCCTTAGTATTGTTGAAGACACCGAAAATCCTAACCTTTTGTTCTTAGGTACCGATGATGGTCTGTACGTTTCCTTTAACGCCGCACAAACCTGGCAAAAATGGAAAGAGGATTTTCCTACCGTATCCACCAAGGATCTGGTCATTCATCCAAGGGAACATGATTTGGTCATTGGTACATTTGGCCGCGCAGCATGGGTCATGGACGATATTAGACCATTAAGGACATTGGCTTCGGACAGATCAATACTAAGTAAGGATGCAGCCCTATTTACACCACCTGTCGCCTATCAAGCCGCTTATCAACAACCAACGGGAAGTCGCTTTGGAGGTGATGCCCTTTATCAAGGCGAAAACAAAAAATCCGGTGCGATGATTACCTATTTTTTAAAGGAGGGTAAAAAGAAGGGTGATAAGGCAAAAGATGATTCGGCAGAAAAAGATGATAAAGACTCCATGGATGACGATGCGGCCTCATCTAGCTCAGAAGCGTCTAACGAGAAGGAGGATTCGGAGAAATTGACCGGGGTACAGAAAAAGGATTCCATTCAATTTGACTTTTATGACGGTGACCGATTGATTCGCACTTTGAAGTATAAGACTCCAGAAAAAGCTGGTTTCCACAGAATTTATTGGGGTATGGATGAAAAAGGTCCAGACCGACCTTCTAGGAAAATCAGTAAAAGTAAAAGTGAACCGGGAGGAGTTGAAGTAAAACCTGGAACATATAAAATACAAATGAGTTTTGGGGATGTTACCGATGAAACCATTATTCAGGTAAAGTCCGACCCACGGCTCCAAATCAATAGCAGCTCAATTAACGAGGTATACGAAACGAGTAAATCCATTGAAAAAATGACTCAAACCGCAGCCAATGCCGTTAAGCAATTGGTAGAGAGCAAAACAGTTGCAGAGAACTATAGTAAGGTATTAAAGGAGATGGACGAGAAGAAATACAAAGATCAAATTAAGGCCTCTAAAGACATCGTTAAAGAAATTGACTCGGTAATAGCCTTATATCTGGGCAAAGAGGACAAGCGTCAAGGAATAACACGTAATCCAGAAATAACGGTTATGCAACGTATTGGGAACGCGAGTTATTACGCAGGAAGTCGAAAAAACGGGATTACAAAAACTGAGCGTGACCTCATTAAGTACGCAAAAGAGGAACTAAGAATGGCTTTGGACAAAACCAATACGTTCTTTACGGATGATTGGAAAACCTATCGGGAATCCATAGAAAGTCTTGAGGTATCACCCTTTAAGGAGACAGAAACATTTAGTTTGAATTAA
- a CDS encoding RNA polymerase sigma factor: MQLDLLVERFKKKDPSAFETLYGMYSQNICGVINTIVKNDGVAQEICQDVFVKIWNNSDSYNSSKGRFFTWILNIARNAAIDEIRSRSYKNQKKNLSADFFVGILESREEEHVSVDTSGLKKLIKTLKHKCVQIIELLYFRGYTQKEAAEELEIPIGTVKTRNRSCISQLRENMESK; encoded by the coding sequence ATGCAATTAGACCTTTTGGTAGAACGTTTTAAAAAGAAGGACCCTTCTGCTTTTGAAACACTTTATGGTATGTACTCGCAGAACATCTGCGGTGTTATCAATACCATTGTAAAAAATGACGGGGTTGCCCAAGAAATCTGCCAAGATGTTTTTGTGAAAATCTGGAATAACTCCGATAGTTACAATTCCTCCAAAGGACGTTTTTTTACTTGGATTCTTAATATTGCTCGGAATGCGGCAATCGATGAAATACGTAGTAGGTCGTATAAAAATCAAAAAAAGAACCTTTCCGCGGACTTCTTCGTAGGTATTTTGGAAAGCCGAGAGGAAGAGCATGTTAGTGTTGATACTTCTGGTTTGAAGAAATTGATAAAAACCCTTAAACATAAATGTGTTCAGATTATCGAACTATTATATTTTAGGGGATATACCCAAAAGGAAGCCGCGGAAGAATTGGAAATACCGATTGGAACCGTTAAAACAAGAAATCGAAGTTGTATTTCCCAATTGCGGGAAAACATGGAATCTAAATAA
- a CDS encoding superoxide dismutase family protein — protein sequence MKKILKFELAALALLVMFSCKEAKKEASDAANDTEEAMEEMMEEETVETIKFMMEPKSDSSVEGEVTFIEENGEVKMMAVFSGLSEGEHAIHIHQTADCSAADGTSTGGHWNPTNEPHGKWGAEEGYHKGDIGNFTADADGNATVEFSTDQWCIGCDDENMNILGKAVIVHQGVDDFTSQPSGDAGARISCTGIIQ from the coding sequence ATGAAAAAAATATTAAAATTTGAACTAGCGGCACTGGCCTTATTGGTTATGTTTAGTTGTAAAGAAGCCAAAAAAGAAGCTTCCGATGCTGCAAACGATACAGAAGAGGCGATGGAAGAAATGATGGAGGAAGAAACGGTCGAAACCATCAAATTTATGATGGAACCTAAGAGCGATAGCTCTGTTGAAGGGGAAGTTACTTTCATAGAGGAGAATGGCGAAGTTAAAATGATGGCGGTTTTCAGCGGCCTTTCTGAAGGGGAGCACGCTATCCACATCCATCAAACGGCCGATTGTTCCGCTGCGGATGGTACTTCTACAGGGGGTCATTGGAATCCAACTAATGAGCCGCACGGCAAATGGGGTGCAGAGGAAGGATATCATAAAGGCGATATTGGAAACTTTACTGCTGATGCCGATGGTAATGCTACAGTAGAGTTTTCTACGGATCAATGGTGTATTGGCTGCGATGATGAGAACATGAACATATTGGGTAAAGCTGTTATCGTGCACCAAGGGGTGGATGATTTTACCTCTCAGCCCAGTGGGGATGCAGGCGCAAGGATAAGTTGTACTGGCATAATACAATAG
- a CDS encoding YdeI/OmpD-associated family protein, which translates to MKSLRTKPFEITITGSYYSLLLPEHIIEPFLSRNIRRVLAKAAFNGKELNLHGAIQKRKGNYYMMFGKRYQKELGVFPNDYFQLQFFEDTSKYGVEIPEELDAVFLSDYDAFNIFESFTPGKKRGIIYMIARYKNSQTRIDKSILLCENLKKGIRDPRMLLKSF; encoded by the coding sequence TTGAAGTCTTTACGTACCAAGCCCTTTGAAATAACGATCACCGGAAGCTACTACAGCCTCTTACTCCCTGAACATATTATTGAACCCTTCCTTTCCCGAAATATTAGAAGAGTCCTGGCGAAAGCAGCTTTTAATGGTAAAGAACTAAACCTTCATGGGGCCATACAAAAGCGAAAAGGTAATTACTATATGATGTTCGGTAAACGATATCAAAAAGAGCTGGGTGTTTTTCCCAATGATTATTTTCAACTTCAATTCTTTGAAGACACCTCAAAATATGGTGTTGAAATACCGGAGGAACTAGATGCCGTATTTTTGAGCGATTATGACGCCTTCAACATTTTTGAATCGTTTACTCCGGGCAAAAAAAGGGGTATTATCTATATGATTGCAAGGTATAAGAATTCTCAAACAAGAATAGACAAGTCAATTTTGCTTTGTGAAAATCTAAAAAAGGGTATTCGTGATCCACGGATGTTGTTAAAATCATTTTGA
- a CDS encoding DUF2490 domain-containing protein has protein sequence MKKFLLVFVVFNMLMLSAQETGEDNLGSWHMYFGSNRISEKFSIHTEAQLRYYEQAENFNQLLLRTGLNYHINPDAIVTAGYAYINTDPNFLDSRIIFGDILTDDLRLNEHRIFQQFILKDKVWEVLFEHRYRLEQRFITVGENEDPEFEKRTDHRARYRLQVTLPLTDIFFLNFYDEIFLNLQREAFDQNRLYAAVGVNVTENLSVQAGYLKNHFRTADFDRLQIGVFYNPDLRGIFKKKKE, from the coding sequence ATGAAAAAATTTCTTTTAGTATTCGTTGTATTTAATATGTTGATGTTGTCCGCTCAAGAGACCGGCGAAGACAATTTGGGCTCTTGGCACATGTACTTTGGCTCCAATAGAATTTCGGAGAAATTCAGTATCCATACTGAGGCTCAATTGCGCTATTATGAGCAAGCCGAAAATTTCAACCAATTACTATTACGAACAGGACTTAATTACCATATTAATCCAGATGCTATTGTAACCGCTGGTTATGCCTATATAAATACCGACCCGAATTTTTTAGATAGTAGGATAATTTTTGGAGATATTTTAACGGACGATTTGAGGTTAAACGAACATCGTATTTTTCAGCAGTTTATTTTAAAGGATAAGGTCTGGGAAGTTTTATTTGAACACCGCTATAGGTTAGAACAACGTTTTATTACTGTTGGTGAAAACGAAGATCCAGAGTTTGAAAAGAGAACAGACCATCGTGCGCGCTATCGCCTCCAAGTAACTTTACCGCTCACGGATATTTTCTTCCTGAATTTTTACGATGAGATTTTCCTTAACCTACAGCGTGAAGCGTTTGACCAAAATCGTTTATATGCCGCAGTTGGGGTTAATGTAACTGAAAACCTTAGTGTTCAGGCAGGTTACCTGAAAAATCACTTTAGAACCGCGGATTTTGACCGACTTCAGATAGGTGTGTTCTACAATCCCGACTTAAGAGGTATATTCAAGAAAAAGAAAGAATGA